A genomic segment from Nicotiana tabacum cultivar K326 chromosome 9, ASM71507v2, whole genome shotgun sequence encodes:
- the LOC107825722 gene encoding uncharacterized protein LOC107825722 — MKMNRIFLFQWLPLLLLLIFSKTSISVKPHKIPRLTPLLKNILKDFNTLSNSSTTLPKEFETYFYTQTLDHFNYGPKSYSTFKQRYIINSKYWGGSNSSSPIFAYLGAESSIDNDPLSIGFLTDFAPRFKALLVYLEHRYYGQSIPFGKIEEALKDEDRRGYFNSAQAIADYAELLLHVKEQFSAPNSPIIVIGGSYGGMLASWFRLKYPHIALGALASSAPILYFDDITPQNGYYSIVTKDFKEASESCYQTIRDSWSIIDKIASTKDGLAYLSQKFKTCSPLNNSSDLKGYLDSTYAVAAQYDDPPRYPVTVICGGIDGATNGSDVLDRIFAGIVAYEGNKSCYNILPGQTDLGWDWQTCSEMVMPIGRGENDTMFYSAPFSLDEFIEDCKRDYGVSPRPHWVTTYYGGHDIKLILHRFASNVIFSNGLRDPYSSAGVLQDLSDSLLAVTTRNGSHCLDILTSQPTDPDWLTMQRNREVEIIEGWITTYYADLKVLKNGTMT; from the exons ATGAAGATGAATAGAATTTTCCTATTCCAATGGCTTCCTTTGCTTCTTTTATTGATCTTCTCAAAAACCTCAATTTCTGTAAAACCCCATAAAATCCCAAGGCTTACACCACTTCTTAAAAACATCCTTAAAGATTTTAATACCCTTTCTAATTCTTCTACCACTTTACCAAAAGAGTTTGAGACTTATTTCTATACACAAACACTTGATCACTTCAATTATGGACCTAAAAGTTATTCCACTTTTAAGCAAAGATACATAATTAATTCTAAGTATTGGGGTGGTTCCAATTCAAGCTCTCCAATTTTTGCTTATCTTGGTGCTGAATCTTCCATTGATAATGATCCTCTTAGTATTGGATTTCTCACTGATTTTGCCCCTCGTTTTAAGGCTCTTCTCGTTTACTTGGAG CATAGGTACTACGGACAATCAATACCATTTGGGAAAATTGAAGAAGCTCTAAAAGATGAAGATAGAAGAGGTTATTTCAATTCAGCACAAGCAATAGCCGATTACGCAGAACTTCTGCTGCATgttaaagaacaattctcagcaCCTAATTCTCCTATTATTGTCATTGGAGGATCTTATGGAGGaa TGTTGGCTTCGTGGTTTCGATTAAAGTATCCTCACATAGCTCTTGGTGCTCTAGCTTCATCAGCTCCTATTCTTTATTTTGATGACATTACTCCTCAAAATGGATATTATTCGATTGTCACTAAGGATTTTAAA GAAGCGAGTGAGAGCTGTTACCAAACTATACGAGATTCATGGTCCATAATTGACAAGATTGCTTCTACAAAAGATGGACTCGCCTATCTCAGTCAAAAATTCAAGACTTGCTC GCCGTTGAATAATTCTTCCGATTTGAAGGGATATTTGGATTCGACATATGCCGTTGCTGCTCAGTATGACGATCCCCCTAGGTATCCAGTGACAGTGATTTGTGGAGGAATTGATGGTGCAACCAATGGAAGTGATGTTCTTGATCGTATTTTTGCTGGAATTGTTGCATATGAAGGGAATAAATCTTGTTATAATATTCTTCCTGGTCAAACCGACTTAGGATGGGATTGGCAA ACATGCAGTGAGATGGTGATGCCTATAGGACGAGGCGAAAATGATACAATGTTCTATTCAGCTCCTTTTAGTTTGGATGAGTTCATAGAAGACTGCAAGAGAGACTATGGTGTCTCCCCTCGTCCACATTGGGTCACAACTTATTATGGCGGACAT GACATAAAATTAATTCTTCATAGGTTTGCTAGCAACGTCATTTTCTCCAATGGACTAAGAGATCCTTATAGTAGTGCAGG GGTTTTGCAGGACCTATCAGATAGTCTACTAGCTGTCACGACGCGTAACG gtTCCCATTGTCTAGACATTCTTACTAGCCAGCCAACAGATCCAGATTGGTTAACAATGCAAAGGAACAGAGAGGTTGAAATCATTGAAGGATGGATAACAACGTACTATGCTGATCTCAAAGTCCTCAAAAATGGCACAATGACCTAA